A region of Pseudomonas cavernicola DNA encodes the following proteins:
- a CDS encoding FTR1 family protein: MFASPRLLLWLLPLLALFSLNALADPVEGAAQALHLLDYIGADYPATVNAGQVIDEAEYREQLEFLGVLQGLIVALPARAERAELEQGVVGLRQAIAQHQDGTAVARQARQIGAQLAVAYEVSQAPVITPDPARGAPLYAQHCAVCHGDSGVGDGPAGIGLEPPPANLRDPARLDRLSLYDLFNTLGLGIEGTDMPAFADQLDERQRWDLAVYIAGFSADAGVPKDKTFNLAELARQTPGEVSSAQGEAAAAIFRAQRAQPPLVQRGPKQLLDYTRATLEQSLAAYRDGERDQAYDLSVAAYLEGFELVESSLNNIDAEVRKDTEKALMAYRQSLQDGLPLAQAAQRLELAKGKLQESAKLLGGDGLSQSLSFVSSLLILLREGLEAILVLAAVLAFLRNTGQQSALRSVHIGWSLALLAGLLTWGAAAYLLDVSGAQRELLEGATALFASVMVLWLGVWMHDRRHAAAWQDYIKSSLVGGGGRFGFAVLAFFSVYRELFEVILFYETLWLQAGPAGHGAVLAGAATATVLLVGLAWVILRGSARLPLGIFFGINAALLCALSVVFAGHGVKALQEAGVFGIHPVPFFDFDWLGIHADAYSLLAQAIALLAIAVLFGRSRLAERRRISAS; encoded by the coding sequence ATGTTCGCATCTCCCCGCTTGCTGCTCTGGCTGCTCCCGCTGCTGGCTTTGTTCAGCCTGAATGCCCTGGCCGACCCGGTCGAGGGGGCGGCACAAGCGCTGCATCTGCTCGACTATATCGGCGCCGACTACCCGGCGACGGTGAACGCCGGTCAGGTGATCGATGAGGCGGAATACCGCGAGCAGCTGGAATTTCTGGGCGTGCTGCAGGGGCTGATCGTGGCCCTGCCGGCCCGTGCCGAGCGTGCGGAACTGGAACAGGGCGTGGTTGGCCTACGTCAGGCCATCGCCCAGCACCAGGACGGTACTGCCGTGGCGCGGCAGGCACGGCAGATCGGCGCACAACTTGCGGTGGCCTATGAAGTCAGCCAGGCGCCGGTGATCACCCCGGATCCGGCCCGGGGGGCGCCGCTGTATGCCCAGCATTGCGCTGTCTGTCACGGCGACAGTGGGGTCGGTGATGGCCCCGCCGGGATTGGCCTGGAGCCGCCTCCGGCGAATCTGCGCGACCCAGCGCGGCTGGATCGCCTGAGCCTGTACGACCTGTTCAATACCCTCGGGCTGGGTATCGAGGGCACCGATATGCCGGCCTTCGCCGATCAGTTGGATGAGCGGCAGCGCTGGGACCTGGCGGTCTATATCGCCGGATTCAGCGCAGACGCCGGGGTGCCCAAGGACAAGACCTTCAACCTGGCAGAGTTGGCTCGACAGACCCCTGGTGAGGTCAGCAGTGCACAAGGCGAGGCCGCCGCGGCAATCTTCCGCGCCCAGCGCGCGCAGCCACCCCTGGTGCAGCGCGGGCCGAAACAACTGCTCGACTACACTCGCGCCACGCTGGAGCAGAGCCTGGCGGCCTATCGGGATGGCGAGCGTGATCAGGCCTATGACCTGTCAGTGGCTGCCTACCTGGAAGGCTTCGAGCTGGTGGAGAGCTCGCTGAACAATATCGATGCCGAGGTGCGCAAAGACACCGAAAAGGCGCTGATGGCTTACCGGCAGTCACTGCAGGATGGCCTGCCGCTGGCGCAGGCGGCGCAACGCCTGGAGTTGGCCAAGGGCAAATTGCAGGAGTCGGCAAAATTGCTCGGCGGCGATGGTCTGAGTCAGTCGCTCAGCTTTGTCTCCAGCCTGTTGATCCTGCTGCGTGAGGGCTTGGAAGCGATTCTGGTGCTGGCGGCGGTGCTGGCCTTTTTGCGCAACACCGGGCAGCAATCGGCGCTGCGTAGCGTGCATATCGGCTGGAGCCTTGCGTTGCTCGCCGGACTGCTGACCTGGGGCGCGGCGGCGTATTTGCTCGACGTCAGCGGGGCCCAGCGGGAGTTGTTGGAAGGCGCCACGGCACTGTTCGCCAGTGTCATGGTGCTGTGGCTCGGGGTGTGGATGCACGACCGCCGGCATGCCGCAGCCTGGCAGGATTACATCAAGAGCAGCCTGGTCGGCGGCGGTGGCCGCTTCGGTTTCGCCGTGCTGGCGTTCTTCTCGGTGTACCGGGAGTTGTTCGAAGTCATCCTATTCTACGAAACCCTCTGGTTGCAGGCCGGCCCTGCCGGCCATGGCGCGGTGCTGGCGGGTGCCGCCACGGCAACCGTGCTGCTGGTCGGTCTGGCCTGGGTGATTCTGCGTGGCTCTGCGCGCCTGCCATTGGGAATCTTCTTCGGCATCAACGCCGCTCTGCTGTGCGCGCTCTCGGTGGTCTTCGCCGGGCATGGCGTGAAAGCCTTGCAGGAAGCCGGGGTGTTCGGCATCCACCCGGTGCCGTTCTTCGACTTCGATTGGTTGGGCATTCACGCCGATGCTTACTCGTTGCTGGCGCAAGCTATCGCCTTGTTGGCCATCGCCGTGCTGTTCGGCCGCAGCCGCTTGGCCGAACGTCGCCGGATCAGCGCCAGCTGA
- a CDS encoding YaiI/YqxD family protein — protein MRVWIDADACPKAAKDQLIKFALKRRFEVLLVAGQSQIKPAFACVRLIVVPSGPDAADDYLVEHALPGELVICSDVPLADRLIKKGVAALDPRGREFDAGNMGERLAVRNLFTDLREQGQVGGGPAPYGEREKQAFANALDRILTRLARQARQ, from the coding sequence ATGCGAGTCTGGATCGACGCGGATGCCTGCCCGAAGGCCGCCAAGGATCAATTGATCAAGTTCGCGTTGAAGCGCCGGTTTGAGGTGCTGCTGGTGGCTGGGCAGAGCCAGATCAAGCCGGCTTTCGCCTGTGTGCGCCTGATTGTGGTGCCGAGCGGTCCGGATGCTGCCGATGATTACCTGGTCGAACATGCGCTACCTGGCGAGTTGGTGATCTGCAGCGATGTGCCGCTGGCCGATCGGCTGATCAAAAAAGGCGTGGCGGCGCTCGATCCGCGAGGGCGTGAGTTCGACGCAGGGAATATGGGCGAGCGCCTGGCGGTGCGTAATCTGTTCACCGATTTGCGTGAACAAGGCCAGGTCGGTGGCGGCCCGGCGCCATATGGCGAGCGAGAGAAGCAGGCCTTCGCCAATGCGCTGGATCGCATCCTGACCCGCCTGGCACGTCAGGCCAGGCAGTGA
- a CDS encoding thioesterase family protein, with amino-acid sequence MPEQPFELSAELQQAVSSFFQRIPFNQVLGIQLGELSPERVVMYLPMKAELIGNFVHGILHGGVIASLLDVAGGAMALIGAFERHQQLPSAERMARLSKLGTIDLRIDYLRPGRGQHFTAQAVLLRSGNKVAVVRSELHADDGTLVAVGTGTYLCG; translated from the coding sequence ATGCCCGAGCAGCCCTTCGAACTCTCCGCAGAACTGCAGCAGGCGGTGAGCAGCTTTTTTCAGCGCATTCCCTTCAACCAGGTGCTCGGCATCCAACTCGGCGAACTGTCGCCCGAGCGGGTGGTGATGTATCTACCGATGAAAGCAGAGCTGATCGGCAACTTTGTCCACGGCATTCTGCACGGCGGCGTGATCGCCTCGCTGTTGGATGTCGCCGGTGGAGCCATGGCACTGATCGGCGCCTTCGAGCGCCATCAGCAATTGCCCAGCGCCGAGCGCATGGCACGGCTGTCCAAGCTCGGCACCATCGACTTGCGCATCGACTATCTGCGCCCCGGACGCGGCCAACACTTCACCGCGCAGGCCGTGCTGCTGCGTTCTGGCAATAAAGTCGCGGTGGTACGTTCAGAGCTGCATGCCGACGACGGCACTCTGGTGGCGGTCGGTACCGGCACCTACCTGTGCGGTTAA
- the elbB gene encoding isoprenoid biosynthesis glyoxalase ElbB, with protein MHKKVAVILSGCGVYDGAEVYESVITLLRLDQRGAQVQCFAPNIAQHHVINHLSGEEMPESRNVLVEAARIARGQIKDVREARAEDFDALILPGGFGAAKNLSDFASKGAHCSVQPDVLALAKAFAAAQKPVGLICIAPALAAKIYGFGVTCTIGNDADTAAVLSEMGAQHAECTVGEIIEDTQHKLVSTPAYMLAQSISEAASGINKLVDRVLELTVPQS; from the coding sequence ATGCACAAAAAAGTTGCTGTAATCCTCTCCGGCTGCGGTGTCTATGACGGCGCCGAAGTCTACGAGAGCGTGATCACCCTGTTGCGCCTCGACCAACGTGGCGCCCAGGTGCAGTGCTTTGCACCGAACATCGCCCAGCACCATGTGATCAACCACCTCAGCGGTGAGGAAATGCCTGAGTCGCGCAACGTGCTGGTAGAAGCCGCGCGGATCGCCCGTGGCCAGATCAAGGACGTGCGCGAAGCCAGGGCCGAAGACTTCGATGCGTTGATTCTGCCCGGCGGCTTCGGCGCGGCGAAGAACCTCTCCGACTTCGCCAGCAAGGGTGCCCACTGCAGCGTGCAGCCAGACGTGCTGGCGCTGGCCAAAGCATTTGCCGCCGCCCAAAAGCCGGTGGGGCTGATCTGCATCGCCCCGGCGCTGGCTGCGAAAATCTATGGCTTCGGCGTGACTTGCACCATCGGCAACGATGCCGACACCGCCGCGGTGCTGAGTGAGATGGGCGCGCAGCATGCGGAGTGCACGGTCGGCGAGATCATCGAAGACACCCAGCACAAACTGGTGAGCACCCCGGCATATATGCTCGCGCAATCGATCAGCGAGGCCGCCTCCGGCATCAACAAGCTGGTCGACCGCGTACTCGAGCTGACCGTTCCACAGAGCTGA
- a CDS encoding sterol desaturase family protein produces MNYVLYAVPFFILLIALELLADRWRGVSTYRLADSINSLSAGVLSTTSGLLTKGLGLLTYSFAWQHWGLVELSAQSLWVWLFAFVFYDFCYYWNHRLGHERNVLWAAHSVHHQSEDYNLSTALRQTSSGFIFGWIFYLPMALLGVPPLVFLTVAALNLLYQFWVHTRHVPKLGWFEWIFITPSNHRVHHAQNAVYMDRNYGGVFILWDRLFATFQEELDDEPVIFGVTTPLASWNPLWANLQFYVQLWRDAVRAESRWDQLRIWFMRTGWRPADVAAKYPQNKLELAQFVKFEVPLSGAQKLYVALQFVLYVGAGSYLLALGESQALRVLLLSSAWMAFGLYVLGVWLENRPAAIWLEALRLALNLPALWLAQQAGLLPIGLLAWSLLGGYSLLSVLALVRLPRPSQRAVPA; encoded by the coding sequence ATGAATTACGTTCTTTACGCCGTGCCCTTTTTTATCCTGCTGATCGCGCTGGAGCTGCTCGCCGATCGCTGGCGCGGAGTCAGTACCTACCGCCTCGCCGACTCGATCAACAGCCTCAGCGCCGGAGTGCTGTCGACCACCAGCGGCCTGCTGACCAAAGGCCTCGGTCTGCTCACCTACAGTTTCGCCTGGCAGCATTGGGGGCTGGTCGAGTTGTCGGCGCAGAGCCTCTGGGTCTGGCTGTTCGCCTTCGTCTTTTACGACTTCTGCTACTACTGGAACCATCGACTCGGCCACGAGCGCAATGTGCTCTGGGCGGCGCACTCGGTGCACCACCAGAGCGAGGACTACAACCTCTCCACCGCACTGCGCCAGACCAGCAGCGGCTTTATCTTCGGCTGGATCTTCTATCTGCCGATGGCGCTGCTCGGGGTGCCGCCGCTGGTTTTCCTTACTGTGGCGGCGCTGAACCTGCTTTATCAATTTTGGGTGCATACCCGCCATGTGCCCAAGTTGGGCTGGTTCGAATGGATCTTCATTACGCCCTCCAACCATCGCGTGCACCACGCGCAAAACGCCGTGTACATGGATCGCAACTACGGCGGCGTGTTCATTCTTTGGGACCGGCTGTTCGCTACCTTTCAGGAGGAGTTGGACGATGAGCCGGTAATCTTCGGGGTGACTACGCCACTGGCCAGCTGGAACCCGCTGTGGGCCAACCTGCAATTTTATGTCCAGCTGTGGCGCGATGCCGTGCGTGCGGAGTCGCGCTGGGACCAGCTGCGTATCTGGTTTATGCGCACCGGCTGGCGTCCGGCCGATGTCGCGGCGAAATACCCGCAGAACAAGCTGGAGCTGGCGCAGTTCGTCAAGTTCGAGGTGCCGCTGAGCGGTGCCCAGAAGCTCTACGTCGCGCTGCAATTCGTGCTCTATGTGGGCGCCGGTAGCTACCTGCTGGCGCTGGGCGAGAGTCAGGCGCTGCGCGTGCTGTTGCTCAGCTCGGCCTGGATGGCGTTCGGTCTGTATGTACTGGGCGTCTGGCTGGAGAACCGCCCGGCGGCGATTTGGCTGGAAGCCCTGCGTCTGGCGCTGAACTTGCCGGCGCTGTGGCTGGCGCAGCAGGCGGGTTTATTGCCGATCGGGCTGTTGGCCTGGAGTCTGCTGGGCGGCTACAGCCTGCTTAGCGTGCTGGCCCTGGTGCGCCTGCCGCGGCCGAGCCAGAGGGCCGTGCCGGCCTGA
- a CDS encoding DedA family protein yields MLQQFLQDFGYFALFLGTFFEGETILVLAGFLAFRGYMDINAVVATAFFGSYAGDQLWYFLGRKHGRRFLARKPRLQLMGVKALSYIQRHPDIWVLSFRFVYGMRTVMPVAIGLSGYPPLRYLLLNGIGAAVWAAALGYAAFHFGSVLEGMLGNIKRYELWVLGGLILLGAALWLRRWLKTPKI; encoded by the coding sequence ATGCTCCAACAATTCCTGCAGGATTTCGGCTACTTCGCCTTGTTTCTTGGCACCTTTTTCGAAGGCGAAACCATCCTGGTTTTGGCCGGCTTTCTCGCGTTCCGCGGTTATATGGACATCAACGCGGTGGTTGCCACGGCCTTTTTCGGTAGCTATGCCGGCGACCAACTCTGGTACTTCCTCGGCCGCAAACACGGGCGCAGATTTCTCGCCCGCAAGCCACGCTTGCAACTGATGGGTGTCAAGGCCCTGAGCTACATTCAGCGCCACCCGGATATCTGGGTGCTGAGCTTTCGCTTCGTCTATGGCATGCGCACCGTGATGCCGGTAGCCATCGGTCTGTCCGGCTACCCGCCATTGCGCTATCTGCTGCTGAACGGCATCGGTGCGGCGGTCTGGGCGGCCGCGCTGGGCTATGCGGCCTTCCACTTCGGCTCTGTGCTGGAGGGGATGCTCGGGAATATCAAACGCTACGAGCTGTGGGTGCTCGGCGGCTTGATACTGCTCGGCGCAGCCCTCTGGCTGCGCCGATGGCTGAAGACGCCGAAGATCTGA
- the hemB gene encoding porphobilinogen synthase: protein MSFTPANRLFPATRLRRNRRDDFSRRLVRENVLTVDDLILPVFVLDGDNRREAVPSMPGVERLSIDLLLQEAQAWVALGIPALALFPVTPLEKKSLDGSEAWNPDGIAQRAIRALRERFPELGVISDVALDPFTTHGQDGILDEQGYVQNDITVDALVRQALSHAAAGAQVVAPSDMMDGRIQAIREALELADHTNVRIMAYSAKYASAYYGPFRDAVGSAANLGKGNKATYQMDPANGNEALHEVAADLAEGADMVMVKPGMPYLDILWRVKEEFRVPTFVYQVSGEYAMHMAAIENGWLSEAVILESLTAFKRAGADGILSYFAIRAAELLKRGQ from the coding sequence GTGAGCTTTACCCCCGCCAATCGTCTGTTCCCCGCTACCCGCCTACGGCGTAATCGCCGTGACGACTTTTCCCGGCGCCTGGTGCGGGAAAATGTCCTGACGGTCGACGATCTGATCCTGCCGGTATTCGTGCTGGACGGCGACAATCGTCGTGAAGCCGTTCCCTCTATGCCCGGTGTCGAACGCCTGTCGATTGACCTGCTGCTGCAAGAGGCGCAGGCCTGGGTCGCCTTGGGCATTCCGGCGCTGGCGCTGTTCCCGGTGACGCCGCTGGAGAAGAAGTCCCTGGATGGCAGCGAGGCCTGGAACCCGGATGGTATTGCCCAGCGTGCCATCCGTGCGCTGCGTGAGCGTTTTCCGGAGCTGGGGGTGATCAGCGACGTGGCGCTCGACCCGTTCACCACCCATGGCCAGGACGGCATCCTCGATGAGCAGGGCTATGTGCAGAATGACATCACCGTCGATGCGCTGGTCCGGCAGGCCCTCTCGCATGCCGCGGCGGGCGCGCAGGTGGTTGCGCCGTCGGACATGATGGATGGGCGCATTCAGGCCATTCGCGAAGCGCTGGAGCTGGCTGACCACACCAACGTGCGGATCATGGCTTACTCGGCCAAATACGCCAGCGCCTATTACGGGCCGTTCCGCGATGCAGTGGGCTCGGCAGCCAATCTCGGTAAGGGCAACAAGGCCACTTATCAAATGGACCCGGCCAACGGCAACGAAGCCTTGCACGAAGTCGCCGCCGATTTGGCCGAAGGCGCGGATATGGTCATGGTCAAACCAGGCATGCCCTACTTGGACATCCTCTGGCGGGTCAAAGAGGAATTCCGCGTGCCAACCTTTGTCTATCAGGTGAGCGGCGAGTACGCCATGCACATGGCGGCGATCGAGAACGGCTGGCTGAGTGAGGCGGTGATTCTGGAGTCCCTCACCGCCTTCAAACGTGCCGGCGCCGATGGCATCCTCAGCTATTTCGCCATCCGTGCGGCAGAACTGTTAAAACGGGGGCAATAA
- the ppk1 gene encoding polyphosphate kinase 1 — protein MNTEGLSSTELLEAQPLEELALVEPVAIILPSVELLPEPIPAPAPISVPSLDDSSLYIHRELSQLKFNIRVLEQALDESYPLLERLKFLLIFSSNLDEFFEIRVAGLKKQITFAREQAGADGLQPHQVLARISELVHEQVGRQYAILNDVLFPELAKHHINFIRRRHWTAKLKAWVRRYFRDEIAPIITPIGLDPTHPFPLLVNKSLNFIVELEGVDAFGRDSGLAIIPAPRLLPRVIKVPEEVGGAGDNHVFLSSMIHAHADDLFQGMKVKGCYQFRLTRNADLSVDTEDVEDLARALRGELFSRRYGDAVRLEVADTCPKHLSDYLLKQFTLSESELYRVNGPVNLTRLFSITGLASHPELQYTPFTPVIPKLLQNSDNLFNVVSKQDILLLHPFESFTPVVDLLRQAAKDPQVLAVKQTLYRSGANSEIVDALVDAARNGKEVTAVIELRARFDEESNLQLASRLQAAGAVVIYGVVGFKTHAKMMLILRRENGEIVRYAHLGTGNYHAGNARLYTDYSLITSDDALCEDVSKLFSQLIGMGKTLRMKKLLHAPFTLKKSLLDMIARETQLASEGKSAHIMAKFNSLTDPKIIRALYKASQSGVRIDLVVRGMCCLRPGIPGVSHNIHVRSIIGRFLEHTRVFYFLNDGDEKIYLSSADWMERNLDKRVETCFPVEGRKLILRVKKELESYLTDNTQSWVLQPDGRYLRVSPTGNQNARNAQAGLLERLTNLPLSIR, from the coding sequence ATGAATACCGAAGGACTCAGCAGTACTGAATTGCTTGAAGCGCAACCTCTAGAGGAGCTGGCCCTAGTGGAACCGGTGGCGATAATCCTGCCGTCGGTGGAGCTGTTGCCGGAGCCGATTCCTGCGCCAGCACCGATCAGCGTGCCGAGCCTGGATGACAGCAGCCTGTACATCCACCGCGAGCTGTCGCAGCTGAAATTCAATATCCGCGTGCTGGAACAGGCGCTGGATGAGTCCTATCCGTTGCTGGAACGGCTGAAGTTTCTGCTGATCTTCTCCAGCAACCTGGATGAGTTCTTCGAAATTCGCGTCGCCGGTCTGAAGAAGCAGATCACCTTCGCCCGTGAGCAGGCCGGTGCCGACGGCTTGCAGCCGCACCAGGTGCTGGCGCGGATCAGCGAGCTGGTGCATGAGCAGGTCGGCCGCCAGTACGCCATTCTGAATGACGTGCTGTTTCCCGAGCTGGCCAAGCACCACATCAACTTCATTCGCCGCCGACATTGGACGGCCAAGCTCAAGGCCTGGGTACGCCGCTATTTCCGCGATGAAATCGCGCCGATCATTACGCCGATCGGCCTCGACCCAACCCATCCGTTCCCGCTGCTGGTGAACAAGAGCCTGAACTTTATCGTCGAACTGGAAGGGGTGGATGCCTTCGGTCGCGACTCCGGTCTGGCGATCATTCCGGCACCGCGCCTGCTGCCGCGGGTGATCAAGGTGCCCGAGGAGGTCGGTGGGGCCGGCGATAACCACGTGTTCTTGTCCTCGATGATCCATGCGCATGCCGACGATCTGTTCCAGGGCATGAAGGTCAAGGGCTGCTACCAGTTCCGTCTGACCCGCAACGCCGATCTGTCGGTGGATACCGAGGATGTCGAAGACCTGGCCCGCGCCCTACGCGGCGAGCTGTTCTCGCGCCGCTATGGTGATGCGGTACGCCTGGAAGTGGCCGATACCTGTCCGAAGCACCTGTCCGATTACCTGCTCAAACAGTTCACCCTGAGCGAGAGTGAGTTGTATCGGGTCAATGGCCCGGTCAACCTGACGCGGTTGTTCAGCATCACCGGTTTGGCCAGTCACCCGGAGCTGCAATACACGCCGTTCACCCCGGTGATCCCCAAGCTGCTGCAGAACAGCGACAACCTGTTCAACGTGGTCAGCAAGCAGGACATCCTCCTGCTGCACCCCTTCGAGTCCTTTACCCCGGTGGTCGACTTGCTCCGCCAGGCGGCGAAAGATCCGCAGGTGCTGGCGGTCAAGCAGACGCTGTACCGTAGCGGCGCCAATTCCGAGATCGTCGACGCTCTGGTGGACGCGGCGCGCAACGGCAAGGAAGTCACCGCGGTGATCGAGTTACGCGCGCGCTTTGACGAAGAGTCCAACCTGCAACTGGCCAGCCGCCTGCAAGCGGCGGGGGCGGTGGTGATTTATGGGGTGGTCGGCTTCAAGACCCACGCCAAGATGATGCTGATCCTGCGGCGTGAGAATGGCGAGATCGTCCGTTACGCCCACCTCGGCACCGGCAACTATCACGCCGGCAATGCCCGCCTGTATACCGACTACAGCCTGATCACCTCGGATGATGCACTCTGCGAAGATGTCTCCAAGCTGTTCAGCCAACTGATCGGCATGGGCAAGACGTTGCGCATGAAGAAGCTGCTGCATGCGCCCTTCACCCTGAAGAAATCCTTGCTCGACATGATCGCGCGGGAAACGCAGTTGGCCAGCGAGGGCAAGTCCGCGCACATCATGGCCAAGTTCAACTCGTTGACCGACCCGAAAATCATCCGTGCGCTGTACAAGGCGAGCCAGTCCGGGGTGCGGATCGACCTGGTGGTGCGCGGCATGTGCTGCCTGCGTCCGGGCATTCCGGGGGTGTCGCACAACATTCATGTGCGCTCGATCATCGGACGCTTCCTCGAGCACACGCGGGTCTTCTACTTCCTTAACGACGGCGACGAGAAGATTTACCTCTCCAGTGCCGACTGGATGGAGCGCAACCTGGACAAGAGGGTCGAGACCTGTTTCCCGGTGGAAGGCAGGAAGCTGATCCTGCGGGTGAAGAAGGAACTGGAGTCCTACCTGACCGACAACACCCAGAGCTGGGTGCTGCAGCCCGACGGGCGCTACCTGAGGGTGAGCCCGACCGGCAATCAGAACGCGCGCAATGCGCAGGCGGGTCTGCTGGAGAGGCTGACCAACCTGCCGCTCAGCATACGCTGA
- the ppx gene encoding exopolyphosphatase yields the protein MPLTPAKHFSMIAAIDLGSNSFHIVLAKVDHGEIRILERLGEKVQLAAGIDEQRELNEESMQRGLDCLRRFAQLINGLPPGAVRVVGTNALREARNRTAFIRRAEEILGHPVEVISGREEARLIYLGVSHTLADTPGKRLVADIGGGSTEFIIGQRFEPLLRESLQMGCVSYTQRYFRDGKITPARYAQAYTAARLELMGIEHGLHRLSWQESVGASGTIRAVGLAIKAGGLGSGEVNAEGLAWLKRKVLKLGEVDKLEMDGIKPDRRAIFPAGLAILEAIFDALELQRMHHSEGALREGVLYDLLGRHHHEDVRERTLSALMERYHVDLEQALRVEDKALQALEDVAEAWELDDDWHRELLSWASKVHEVGLDIAHYQYHKHGAYLIEHSDLAGFSREDQLMLALLVRGHRRNIPKDRFAEFGDEGIKLLRLCVLLRFAILIHHIRGSQEMPQVQLQAGAQSLDVLFPEGWLAANPLTQADFELEAEWLKRIGLSLSVC from the coding sequence ATGCCGCTAACGCCAGCCAAGCACTTCTCAATGATCGCCGCCATCGACCTCGGCTCGAACAGCTTCCATATCGTTCTAGCTAAAGTCGATCACGGTGAAATCCGCATTCTTGAGCGGCTCGGTGAAAAGGTTCAGTTGGCTGCCGGCATCGATGAGCAGCGCGAGCTCAACGAAGAGTCGATGCAGCGCGGCCTCGATTGCCTGCGCCGCTTTGCGCAACTGATTAACGGCTTGCCGCCAGGCGCCGTGCGGGTCGTCGGCACCAACGCCCTGCGCGAGGCGCGCAACCGCACGGCGTTTATCCGCCGCGCGGAAGAAATCCTCGGCCACCCCGTGGAAGTCATCTCCGGCCGCGAAGAGGCCCGCCTGATTTACCTGGGTGTCTCGCACACCCTCGCCGACACCCCCGGCAAACGCCTGGTGGCGGATATCGGCGGCGGCAGTACCGAGTTCATCATCGGCCAGCGCTTCGAGCCATTGCTGCGCGAAAGCCTGCAGATGGGCTGCGTGAGCTACACCCAGCGCTATTTCCGTGATGGCAAGATCACCCCGGCGCGCTATGCCCAAGCCTATACCGCAGCGCGTCTGGAACTGATGGGGATCGAGCACGGCTTGCACCGCCTCAGCTGGCAGGAATCGGTAGGCGCCTCGGGCACTATTCGCGCCGTCGGTCTGGCGATCAAAGCCGGCGGCCTTGGCAGCGGCGAAGTGAATGCCGAGGGCCTCGCCTGGCTCAAGCGCAAGGTGCTCAAACTCGGTGAGGTGGACAAGCTGGAGATGGACGGCATCAAACCGGATCGCCGGGCCATCTTCCCGGCCGGCCTGGCGATCCTCGAAGCCATCTTCGATGCCCTGGAACTGCAGCGCATGCATCACTCCGAAGGCGCGCTGCGCGAAGGTGTGTTGTATGACCTGCTCGGCCGCCATCACCACGAGGACGTCCGTGAACGCACCCTCAGCGCGCTGATGGAGCGCTACCACGTCGATCTGGAGCAGGCGTTACGGGTCGAAGACAAGGCGCTGCAAGCGCTGGAGGACGTGGCCGAGGCCTGGGAGCTCGACGACGACTGGCACCGCGAGCTGCTGAGCTGGGCGAGCAAGGTGCATGAGGTAGGCCTGGACATCGCCCACTACCAATACCACAAGCACGGCGCCTACCTGATCGAGCACTCGGATCTGGCTGGCTTCTCCCGCGAAGATCAACTAATGCTTGCGCTACTGGTGCGTGGCCACCGACGCAACATCCCCAAGGACAGGTTCGCCGAGTTCGGCGACGAAGGCATCAAACTGCTGCGCTTATGCGTACTGCTGCGCTTCGCCATCCTCATCCACCACATCCGCGGCTCTCAAGAAATGCCGCAGGTGCAGTTACAGGCCGGGGCGCAGAGCCTGGATGTGCTGTTCCCCGAGGGCTGGCTGGCCGCCAACCCATTGACTCAGGCCGACTTTGAGCTGGAGGCCGAATGGCTGAAGCGCATCGGCCTCAGCCTCAGCGTATGCTGA